The following coding sequences are from one Streptomyces sp. NBC_01232 window:
- a CDS encoding DoxX family protein has protein sequence MNARLDHAQPYAVGLFRIVTGLLFASHGAASLFGVLGGAHGGGTVAAGTWPGWYAAAIQLVAGALILLGLGTRAAAFVASGSMAYAYFTVHQPGALWPLQNGGEASAMFCWAFLLLVFTGPGALAVDGLFSSRSSASVGRRDENRPETVTA, from the coding sequence ATGAACGCCCGTCTCGACCATGCCCAGCCCTATGCCGTCGGCCTGTTCCGGATCGTCACCGGACTGCTCTTCGCCTCGCACGGGGCGGCCTCCCTCTTCGGTGTCCTCGGCGGTGCGCACGGTGGTGGCACCGTCGCGGCCGGAACCTGGCCCGGCTGGTACGCCGCCGCCATCCAGCTCGTCGCCGGCGCCCTGATCCTGCTGGGTCTCGGCACGCGGGCGGCCGCCTTCGTCGCCTCCGGCTCGATGGCGTACGCGTACTTCACCGTGCACCAGCCGGGTGCGCTGTGGCCGCTGCAGAACGGCGGCGAGGCCTCGGCGATGTTCTGCTGGGCCTTCCTCCTGCTGGTGTTCACCGGCCCCGGCGCGCTGGCGGTGGACGGGCTGTTCTCCTCGCGGTCCTCGGCCTCGGTCGGACGCCGGGACGAGAACCGCCCGGAGACCGTGACCGCCTAG
- a CDS encoding YdeI/OmpD-associated family protein, which produces MEELGGVEIVGFADAEAFESWLAEHHTRHEGVWIKLAKKKSGIASVTDDELVDIGLCYGWISGQRRALDERHYLQKYVPRRPRSLWSQVNVDKVAELTAAGRMREPGLAEVRRAQADGRWTHAYESQRTATVPPDLAAAFEADPEARKAFEALDRTGRYQVILPLLQALTPETRRARLDRAVRLLREDAP; this is translated from the coding sequence ATGGAGGAACTGGGTGGGGTGGAGATCGTCGGCTTCGCGGACGCCGAGGCTTTCGAGAGCTGGCTGGCCGAGCACCACACGCGCCACGAGGGCGTGTGGATCAAGCTGGCCAAGAAGAAGTCCGGGATCGCGTCGGTCACCGACGACGAGCTGGTCGACATCGGGCTGTGCTACGGCTGGATCTCCGGGCAGCGGCGTGCCCTCGACGAGCGCCACTACCTGCAGAAGTACGTACCCCGCCGGCCCAGGAGCCTGTGGTCGCAGGTGAACGTCGACAAGGTCGCGGAGCTGACGGCCGCGGGGCGGATGCGCGAGCCGGGTCTGGCCGAGGTGCGCAGGGCGCAGGCCGACGGACGGTGGACGCACGCCTACGAGTCCCAGCGGACGGCGACGGTGCCACCCGATCTGGCGGCGGCGTTCGAGGCGGATCCGGAGGCCCGGAAGGCGTTCGAGGCGCTCGACCGGACCGGGCGCTACCAGGTGATCCTGCCGTTGCTCCAGGCGCTCACGCCGGAGACCAGGCGGGCCCGGCTCGACCGGGCGGTGCGGCTGCTTCGGGAGGACGCCCCATAG
- a CDS encoding DUF5997 family protein, protein MTSHQNTQTMKPATAAKKLGVYLEATPAEFQEGVVSRSELSALQAEPPQWLQELRANGPHPRPVVAAKLGVSIAGLARGGVTEPLTTEQIEALKQEAPEWLQRERATQAEVRKETVRIKEKNAERAEKARDQRS, encoded by the coding sequence ATGACGTCGCACCAGAACACCCAGACGATGAAGCCCGCGACCGCGGCGAAGAAGCTGGGCGTGTACCTCGAGGCCACCCCCGCAGAGTTCCAGGAGGGTGTCGTCTCGCGCAGCGAATTGAGTGCGCTCCAGGCCGAGCCGCCCCAGTGGCTGCAGGAGCTGCGCGCCAACGGTCCGCACCCCCGACCGGTGGTGGCGGCCAAGCTGGGCGTCTCCATCGCCGGCCTCGCCCGCGGCGGGGTCACCGAGCCCCTCACCACGGAGCAGATCGAAGCGCTGAAGCAGGAAGCCCCCGAGTGGCTGCAGCGCGAGCGCGCCACCCAGGCCGAGGTCCGCAAGGAAACGGTCCGCATCAAGGAGAAGAACGCGGAGCGCGCCGAGAAGGCCCGCGACCAGCGCTCCTGA
- a CDS encoding serine/threonine-protein kinase, protein MVDTSLSVGVLAVAGPALVVRLLSLPLLLRAQDAVRERVSAARDGRAAPGRAAVVGELVVQLGGGAVLVALLLMLRRSLPGLDMLAEPAAWGQAFPLAIEFGLPLTLARTYFVGGAIVALTLWLLLWFLTQRSLLTAGAPAQPGAPSPNGPRTAALLALRVAVGVFAPVGVLLAALVFQAVALIASSRARGTARAGGGLPVTVTPSVAPSIAPSVTPAAAATATAPPLAPLTPLVPPAPSFPPARQVPYLPTQADRSTGAVPQVACQELNPNEPRTIAGYQLLGRIGAGGMGTVYLARREGAATQVALKTIHPELLDHAELLLRFEREVEVLSMVSGAYTARVLDAGVDAGRPYLAMELLDGRPLDVHLREQGPIRSPEALRALALALAVALSGVHRLGLVHRDLKPANIMLTTAGPRLLDFGIAALVDGTRLTRTGGGPGTLTYMAPEQFGDERVGTAADVWAWACCVVCAAHGTSPFSATSTGAVIRRIVDTGPEPAALEAVRALDPALAAAVGRALTADPAGRPADGAALVELLTGPQGPDPRLPDAGAVREQITQGWRTLTL, encoded by the coding sequence ATGGTGGACACGTCACTGAGTGTGGGTGTCCTGGCCGTGGCCGGTCCGGCGCTCGTGGTGCGGCTGTTGTCACTGCCGCTGCTCCTGCGCGCCCAGGATGCCGTGCGCGAGCGGGTGTCGGCCGCCCGGGACGGGCGTGCGGCGCCAGGCAGAGCGGCCGTCGTCGGGGAGCTGGTGGTACAGCTCGGCGGCGGCGCCGTCCTGGTGGCGCTGCTGCTGATGCTGCGCCGGTCCCTTCCCGGCCTGGACATGCTGGCGGAACCGGCCGCCTGGGGGCAGGCGTTCCCCCTGGCCATCGAGTTCGGCCTGCCTCTGACGCTGGCCCGGACCTACTTCGTCGGCGGGGCGATCGTCGCCCTAACGCTCTGGCTCCTGCTGTGGTTCCTGACGCAGCGCAGCCTGCTGACCGCCGGTGCACCCGCGCAGCCCGGGGCGCCGTCTCCGAACGGCCCGCGGACGGCCGCCCTGCTCGCCCTCCGGGTGGCCGTCGGCGTGTTCGCACCCGTCGGGGTGCTGCTGGCCGCCCTCGTGTTCCAGGCCGTCGCCCTCATCGCCAGCTCCAGGGCCCGGGGGACGGCCCGTGCCGGCGGAGGTCTCCCCGTCACGGTCACGCCCTCGGTCGCGCCTTCGATCGCTCCGTCGGTCACGCCCGCGGCCGCGGCCACAGCCACGGCCCCGCCGCTTGCGCCGCTGACCCCGCTGGTTCCGCCGGCGCCCTCGTTCCCGCCCGCGCGGCAGGTCCCGTACCTTCCGACGCAGGCCGACCGGAGCACCGGAGCGGTGCCGCAGGTCGCCTGTCAGGAGCTGAACCCGAACGAGCCGCGCACGATCGCCGGATACCAGCTGCTCGGCCGGATCGGGGCCGGCGGGATGGGAACGGTGTACCTGGCCCGGCGCGAGGGGGCGGCGACCCAGGTGGCCCTGAAGACGATCCACCCCGAACTCCTGGACCACGCCGAGCTGTTGCTGCGCTTCGAGCGCGAGGTGGAGGTGCTGTCCATGGTGTCCGGCGCCTACACCGCCCGGGTGCTCGACGCCGGGGTGGACGCCGGACGCCCGTACCTGGCCATGGAGTTGCTCGACGGACGGCCCCTCGACGTCCACCTGCGGGAGCAGGGCCCGATCCGCTCCCCGGAGGCGCTGCGCGCCCTGGCCCTCGCGCTGGCCGTGGCGCTCTCCGGTGTGCACAGGCTCGGCCTCGTGCACCGGGACCTCAAGCCCGCCAACATCATGCTCACCACTGCCGGACCGCGCCTGCTCGACTTCGGGATCGCGGCGCTCGTGGACGGCACCCGGCTCACCCGCACCGGCGGCGGACCGGGCACCCTGACCTACATGGCACCGGAGCAGTTCGGCGACGAGCGTGTCGGGACGGCCGCCGACGTGTGGGCGTGGGCCTGCTGCGTGGTGTGCGCGGCCCACGGCACCAGTCCGTTCTCGGCGACGAGCACGGGCGCGGTGATCCGCCGGATCGTGGACACCGGTCCCGAGCCCGCCGCGCTGGAGGCGGTACGGGCGCTCGATCCGGCCCTCGCGGCCGCCGTCGGGCGGGCGTTGACCGCGGATCCCGCCGGGCGCCCGGCGGACGGCGCGGCCCTGGTCGAGCTGCTGACCGGGCCCCAGGGGCCGGACCCGAGGCTGCCGGACGCGGGCGCGGTCCGCGAGCAGATCACGCAGGGCTGGCGCACGCTGACCCTCTGA
- a CDS encoding PP2C family protein-serine/threonine phosphatase, whose protein sequence is MYLRRSHARHHHPQVRHAQLAVPFALIALVTAVDLIAPPEVHLGPFLAAAPAVTASFAGPRMTALVGVVAVLAQIVVAVGSTTVTDLNHTFQIIALVMISVFVTFFAHLREVHEKEVVQLRSVAETAQEVVLRPLPDRIGPLGVASVYLAAAAEAQIGGDLYAAARTATGTRLIIGDVRGKGLDAVGDAALVMGAFRASAHQEARLPGLVDYLEAAVSADLDGGAGDEGESFVTAAVLEIPDAGQVLHLVSCGHPPPLLVLRAGGAVQLEVPRPAPPLGLAGLVASDVTAQTFAFGDGDVLLLYTDGVLEARDGSGAFYPLAERVTAWSGLAPQALLDRLCEDLLAHAAGHRLDDDAAMVAISRPLRP, encoded by the coding sequence ATGTATCTCCGGCGGTCGCACGCACGACACCACCACCCGCAGGTGAGGCACGCACAGCTGGCGGTTCCGTTCGCGCTGATCGCCCTGGTGACGGCGGTCGACCTGATCGCTCCCCCCGAGGTGCACCTGGGACCTTTCCTGGCCGCGGCACCGGCGGTGACCGCGTCGTTCGCGGGTCCCCGGATGACGGCCCTGGTGGGTGTGGTCGCCGTACTGGCGCAGATCGTGGTCGCGGTGGGCAGTACCACCGTGACCGACCTGAACCACACCTTCCAGATCATCGCACTCGTGATGATCTCGGTGTTCGTGACCTTCTTCGCCCACCTGCGCGAGGTGCACGAGAAGGAAGTGGTCCAGCTGCGTTCGGTGGCGGAGACCGCGCAGGAGGTGGTCCTGCGGCCCCTGCCGGACCGGATCGGTCCGCTGGGTGTCGCCTCCGTCTACCTCGCCGCCGCGGCCGAGGCCCAGATCGGCGGCGACCTGTACGCCGCCGCCCGGACGGCCACGGGAACGCGGCTGATCATCGGCGATGTCCGGGGCAAGGGGCTGGACGCGGTCGGGGACGCCGCCCTCGTCATGGGCGCCTTCCGGGCCTCCGCCCACCAGGAGGCCCGGCTGCCGGGCCTGGTGGACTACCTGGAAGCCGCGGTCTCCGCGGACCTGGACGGCGGCGCCGGGGACGAGGGGGAGAGCTTCGTGACCGCGGCCGTCCTGGAGATCCCCGACGCCGGGCAAGTGCTGCACCTCGTCAGCTGCGGCCATCCGCCGCCGCTGCTCGTGCTGCGCGCGGGCGGAGCCGTCCAGCTGGAGGTGCCGCGGCCCGCGCCGCCGCTGGGTCTCGCCGGACTCGTGGCTTCGGACGTCACCGCGCAGACCTTCGCCTTCGGCGACGGCGACGTCCTGCTCCTCTACACGGACGGCGTCCTGGAGGCGCGCGACGGGTCGGGCGCCTTCTACCCCCTGGCGGAGCGCGTGACCGCGTGGTCGGGCCTGGCGCCGCAGGCCCTGCTGGACCGATTGTGCGAGGACCTGCTCGCGCACGCGGCCGGGCACCGGCTCGACGACGACGCTGCGATGGTGGCCATCTCTCGTCCGTTGCGCCCTTAG
- a CDS encoding VOC family protein, whose protein sequence is MLTLGTIVMGAADVRRAAEFWTRALGYVPRDGEVDDGWTVLVPADGAGGPGLALGRSVSPVQEHPRVHLDLYAADAAEQGAEVARLVSLGARQVDWDSYPEDPDFVVLADPEGNRFCVIDATHG, encoded by the coding sequence ATGCTGACCCTCGGAACGATCGTCATGGGCGCCGCGGACGTGCGCCGGGCCGCCGAATTCTGGACCCGGGCGCTGGGATACGTACCCCGCGACGGCGAGGTGGACGACGGCTGGACCGTCCTCGTCCCGGCCGACGGGGCAGGCGGTCCGGGCCTGGCCCTCGGCCGCAGTGTCAGCCCCGTACAGGAACACCCGCGCGTCCACCTCGACCTGTACGCGGCGGACGCCGCGGAGCAGGGGGCGGAGGTGGCGCGACTGGTGTCACTGGGTGCCCGGCAGGTCGACTGGGACTCCTATCCGGAGGACCCCGACTTCGTCGTGCTGGCCGATCCCGAGGGCAACCGCTTCTGCGTCATCGACGCCACGCACGGCTGA
- a CDS encoding LysR family transcriptional regulator substrate-binding protein — protein MTGSEVPVPPSFRLAYVPGVTPSKWVRIWNERLPDVPLTLVAVSPTEAFGVLRAGGADAGFVRLPVDRDDLSAIPLYTETTVVVVPKDHLVAAAEEVSTEDLADEIVFHPLDDTLAWEQLPGKPAIERPETTADAIELVAAGVGVLVVPQSLARLHHRKDLTYRTVSDAPASRVALSWPQEETTDLVEEFIGIVRGRTVNSTRGRAPTPPQPKTKRKRPETGAGAGGAGGAQRKSGAGKSGAGRSGSGKPAGKNTRGGSGAPKGGGKSGKPRRRP, from the coding sequence GTGACAGGCTCGGAAGTACCAGTACCCCCTTCGTTCCGGCTCGCTTATGTCCCCGGGGTGACACCCAGCAAATGGGTGCGTATCTGGAACGAGCGGCTGCCCGACGTCCCCCTGACCCTGGTCGCGGTGTCCCCGACCGAGGCGTTCGGCGTACTGCGGGCGGGCGGCGCCGACGCCGGGTTCGTCCGGCTGCCGGTCGACCGTGACGACCTCAGCGCGATCCCCCTCTACACCGAGACCACGGTGGTCGTCGTCCCCAAGGATCACCTCGTGGCCGCGGCCGAGGAGGTGTCCACCGAGGACCTCGCCGACGAGATCGTGTTCCACCCCCTCGACGACACCCTGGCCTGGGAGCAGCTGCCGGGGAAGCCCGCGATCGAGCGCCCCGAGACGACGGCGGACGCGATCGAGCTGGTGGCGGCCGGGGTGGGCGTGCTCGTCGTCCCGCAGTCGCTCGCCCGTCTGCACCACCGCAAGGACCTGACCTACCGGACGGTCTCGGACGCGCCCGCATCGCGGGTCGCGCTGTCGTGGCCGCAGGAGGAGACCACCGATCTGGTGGAGGAGTTCATCGGGATCGTCCGCGGCCGGACCGTGAACAGCACGCGGGGCCGCGCGCCGACCCCGCCGCAGCCCAAGACGAAGCGCAAGCGCCCGGAAACGGGTGCGGGAGCGGGCGGCGCCGGCGGGGCTCAGCGGAAGTCGGGGGCCGGCAAGTCCGGGGCCGGCAGGTCGGGGTCCGGGAAGCCGGCGGGCAAGAACACCCGCGGCGGTTCCGGTGCCCCCAAGGGCGGCGGCAAGAGCGGCAAGCCCCGGCGCCGTCCGTAG